One Phycisphaerae bacterium genomic window carries:
- a CDS encoding MFS transporter, which produces MADNGLAPAPTPSAGLAGRIRDFFAAFADLLHLPRAFWVVNIFFMVESMGYFGVLTLMDVYLPRDIGVSDWTAGLIIAFFTGLVTLFMIGLGGLAEKLGVRYGLLLAVVLCLVGRVTYSAVPLLHLGMAAGVALVLAALLVTAIGEGMAQPVSYAGIKYYTDEKTSSMGYGLIYALMNLGIFIVGYISPAIRVPVENVLEAREQGTVEPTTLWRFFADWHISGINAVNWACTAITALALLFLVLFFSRRAAAQRLRAAEEKSEEQKAAEAALPWFERVAAYFTEGPFSNARFVFFIFMLLPVQTLFAHQWLTMPAYVLRAYPEGVANRMEWIVNWINPGIIFFGVPIITAMTRRVNVYTLMIVGSAVSALPTFLLVLGPHTPLLIVYLVLFSIGEALWSPRFLQYAAELAPEGKVSQYMGLANVPWLAAKFTTGLYSGYFLGRYCPEEGAHDTGTMWFIYSLIALSSPIGLLLGRRWVIRGSLDGSTPRGAAPTST; this is translated from the coding sequence ATGGCTGACAACGGACTCGCCCCGGCCCCAACGCCCTCCGCTGGCCTGGCCGGTCGCATCCGCGACTTTTTCGCCGCGTTCGCCGATCTGCTGCACCTGCCGCGCGCGTTCTGGGTCGTCAACATCTTCTTCATGGTCGAGTCGATGGGGTACTTTGGCGTCCTGACGCTGATGGACGTGTACCTCCCGCGCGACATCGGCGTCAGCGACTGGACCGCCGGCCTGATCATCGCGTTCTTCACCGGCCTCGTGACGCTCTTCATGATTGGCCTGGGCGGCCTGGCGGAGAAACTGGGCGTCCGCTACGGGCTGCTGCTGGCGGTGGTACTCTGCCTCGTTGGCCGCGTCACTTACAGCGCCGTGCCGCTGCTGCACCTCGGGATGGCCGCCGGGGTAGCGCTCGTGCTCGCGGCGCTGCTCGTCACGGCCATCGGCGAGGGTATGGCCCAGCCGGTTTCTTATGCCGGCATCAAGTACTACACCGACGAGAAGACCAGCTCGATGGGCTATGGGCTGATTTACGCCCTGATGAACCTCGGGATTTTCATCGTTGGGTACATCTCGCCGGCGATTCGCGTGCCGGTCGAGAATGTGCTGGAAGCGCGGGAGCAAGGCACTGTCGAGCCGACGACGCTGTGGCGGTTCTTCGCCGATTGGCACATCAGTGGCATCAACGCCGTGAATTGGGCGTGCACCGCGATCACGGCGTTGGCGTTGTTGTTCCTGGTGCTGTTCTTCTCGCGGCGCGCCGCAGCCCAGCGCTTGCGAGCTGCCGAGGAGAAATCCGAAGAGCAGAAAGCAGCCGAGGCCGCGCTGCCCTGGTTCGAGCGCGTGGCGGCCTACTTCACCGAAGGCCCATTCAGCAACGCACGCTTCGTGTTCTTCATCTTCATGCTGCTCCCGGTGCAAACGCTGTTCGCGCACCAATGGCTGACGATGCCGGCCTACGTGCTGCGCGCCTACCCGGAGGGCGTGGCCAACCGCATGGAGTGGATCGTCAACTGGATCAACCCGGGCATCATCTTTTTCGGCGTCCCGATCATCACGGCCATGACGCGCCGCGTAAACGTCTACACGCTGATGATCGTGGGATCCGCCGTCTCAGCCCTGCCTACGTTTCTGCTGGTACTCGGCCCGCACACGCCCCTGCTGATCGTGTACCTCGTCCTATTCTCGATCGGCGAAGCCCTGTGGTCGCCGCGCTTCCTGCAATACGCCGCGGAACTGGCCCCGGAGGGCAAGGTCTCGCAGTACATGGGGCTGGCGAATGTGCCCTGGTTGGCGGCCAAGTTCACGACGGGGCTCTATTCTGGGTACTTCCTCGGCCGCTACTGCCCGGAAGAGGGTGCGCACGACACCGGGACGATGTGGTTCATCTACAGCCTGATCGCGCTGAGCAGCCCCATTGGTTTGCTGCTGGGGCGACGCTGGGTGATCCGCGGGTCGCTGGATGGCAGCACGCCGCGCGGTGCTGCACCGACGAGCACCTGA